In Chryseobacterium shigense, the following proteins share a genomic window:
- a CDS encoding SRPBCC family protein encodes MRFFKIIAVILVLLVGAYAASMYYFVDENKDFKIEKEVDYPLDKVFSQFNNLQHFTRWNNFFTSSQSIDIDYYTPYEGQGSAISYVDPKKDTNGEMFIRYENAPRSLRYQLFEDRNENPTVVDVQFKPVSAQRTKITWHVHTPKLSVLRRVENFWTEDRFAENIDKSMVNLKNVLGNKVEKDNQMASIKYDSLMVENDDSQLLLGINVSASNKKEALYKNIVMNYSKIYNYVTMDLGKRDDEFGFPVLITDADNYKDKEVSYFLGIPLSKKFGVTDNNFNFRTVNASQNYVMYYKGNYEGRIRAVQQLIQKAKKDEMRFGDIRQTFIERPVEGQEVNVKISLSVFK; translated from the coding sequence ATGCGTTTTTTTAAAATAATAGCCGTAATTCTTGTTCTGCTGGTAGGAGCTTATGCTGCTTCCATGTATTATTTTGTTGATGAAAACAAGGATTTTAAGATTGAAAAAGAAGTTGATTATCCCCTGGATAAAGTTTTTTCACAGTTTAATAACCTGCAGCATTTTACGCGATGGAATAACTTTTTTACAAGCTCGCAATCAATTGATATAGATTATTATACTCCCTATGAAGGGCAGGGCAGCGCAATAAGTTATGTAGACCCTAAAAAAGACACGAACGGAGAAATGTTCATCCGTTACGAAAACGCTCCCAGAAGTTTACGGTACCAGCTTTTTGAAGACAGAAACGAAAATCCTACCGTTGTTGACGTTCAGTTCAAGCCCGTTTCAGCACAAAGAACGAAAATCACCTGGCATGTGCATACACCAAAACTTTCAGTATTAAGAAGAGTGGAAAACTTCTGGACAGAAGACCGCTTTGCCGAAAATATTGACAAAAGTATGGTGAACCTTAAAAACGTTCTGGGTAACAAGGTCGAAAAAGACAATCAGATGGCTTCCATTAAATACGACAGCCTGATGGTGGAAAATGATGACAGTCAGCTGCTTTTGGGGATTAATGTAAGTGCATCAAACAAAAAAGAGGCACTTTACAAAAACATCGTTATGAATTACAGCAAAATTTATAATTACGTAACAATGGATCTTGGAAAAAGAGATGACGAGTTCGGGTTTCCGGTACTGATCACTGATGCTGATAATTATAAAGACAAAGAGGTTTCTTATTTCCTCGGAATTCCGCTTTCAAAAAAGTTCGGGGTTACGGATAATAACTTCAATTTCCGGACGGTAAATGCCTCCCAAAATTACGTCATGTATTACAAAGGAAACTATGAAGGCAGAATACGGGCAGTTCAGCAGCTGATTCAGAAGGCGAAAAAAGACGAGATGCGCTTCGGGGATATCCGCCAGACCTTTATTGAACGTCCGGTTGAAGGGCAGGAAGTAAACGTAAAGATTTCATTATCAGTGTTTAAATAA
- a CDS encoding glucose-1-phosphate adenylyltransferase, translated as MKRNVISIVLGGGRGTRLFPLTYSRSKPAVPIAGKYRLVDIPISNCLNSGLNKILVLTQFNSASLNSHIKNSYHFDIFSKGFVDILAAEQNVENESWYQGTADAVRQSMKHLEKYDYDYILILSGDQLYQMDFREMLDFHIENEGDVTIATIPVVAKDATGFGILKSDDDGNITSFYEKPDYEILDGLKSEVSEENKYKGKEYLASMGIYIFTKTILKKMFDEGAGDDFGKDIIPNSIGKYKTLSYQYEGYWTDIGTIESFYEANLDLCQDFPQFNLFSPSPIYTRARMLPPSKINGSYVSKAVFGDGCIIMADKIENSVIGNRTRIDKGSTIVNSYVMGADFYQNTTEIVLNDRSGHPNMGIGKYCYIEKAILDKNCYIGDNVKIIGGKHIPDGDYGTYSVQDGIVVVKKGAVLPSGTHIG; from the coding sequence ATGAAACGAAATGTAATCTCCATTGTATTGGGAGGCGGCAGGGGAACAAGATTATTCCCGTTAACGTATTCGAGATCAAAACCGGCAGTTCCTATTGCAGGAAAATACAGGCTGGTAGATATTCCTATTTCCAACTGTCTGAATTCCGGGCTGAACAAAATCCTTGTTTTAACACAGTTCAATTCAGCTTCTTTAAATTCACACATCAAGAATTCCTATCACTTTGATATTTTCAGCAAAGGTTTCGTGGATATCCTGGCTGCCGAACAGAATGTGGAAAACGAAAGCTGGTATCAGGGAACGGCAGATGCGGTCCGCCAGTCTATGAAGCACCTTGAAAAGTATGATTATGACTATATTCTTATCCTTTCCGGTGACCAGCTTTACCAGATGGATTTCAGGGAGATGCTGGATTTTCACATTGAAAACGAAGGCGATGTAACAATTGCCACCATTCCCGTAGTTGCCAAAGATGCTACAGGATTCGGGATTTTAAAATCTGATGATGATGGGAACATCACCTCCTTCTATGAAAAGCCGGATTATGAAATTCTGGACGGTCTGAAATCTGAAGTTTCAGAAGAAAACAAGTATAAAGGAAAAGAATACCTTGCCTCTATGGGAATCTATATCTTTACAAAAACAATTCTTAAAAAAATGTTTGATGAAGGAGCCGGGGACGATTTTGGAAAAGATATTATTCCGAACTCTATCGGGAAATACAAAACATTAAGCTATCAGTATGAAGGGTACTGGACAGATATCGGAACCATAGAATCTTTCTACGAAGCCAATCTGGATCTGTGTCAGGATTTTCCACAGTTTAATTTATTCTCTCCTTCGCCTATTTATACGAGAGCAAGGATGCTTCCTCCTTCAAAGATCAACGGTTCTTACGTAAGCAAAGCCGTTTTCGGGGACGGATGCATCATCATGGCCGATAAGATTGAAAATTCCGTAATTGGGAACAGGACAAGAATCGACAAAGGAAGTACCATCGTAAATTCTTATGTAATGGGTGCAGATTTTTACCAGAATACCACAGAAATTGTCCTCAACGACAGAAGCGGGCACCCGAATATGGGAATTGGGAAATACTGCTATATCGAAAAGGCTATTCTCGACAAGAACTGCTACATTGGTGACAATGTAAAAATCATCGGCGGAAAACATATTCCCGATGGAGATTATGGAACCTATTCCGTACAGGATGGAATTGTTGTAGTAAAAAAAGGAGCAGTATTGCCTTCTGGAACACATATAGGATAA
- a CDS encoding glycogen synthase, whose amino-acid sequence MTIYHLSTECYPVAKVGGLADVVGALPKYQNKIKGIDAKVVMPWYNKPFVHDHEFDIVFDGFIHQGPNMLQVQVLKEKTDVLGFELYMVKIPGLLDRENPYGYQDESFQFLAFQHGVLHWLSAMEIRPDVLHCHDYHTGLVPFMIEHCPEFEFLKGVKTIGTIHNGEYQGMMSWNMANYMPSFDSYKWGFMDWNGYINPLASMIKCSNAFTTVSEGYLEELFISFRGLESLVRQEFGKAYGIINGIDTEVWNPETDPMLDFNFNIKNALAQKKKNKEKLCKEYGLKPELPLFAFIGRFATEKGADFLPDVVWKSIKQSYGALNIMILGSGNSYIENKLKEYAYTYTNFALDLGYKEYLSHKIYASADFLLMPSRVEPCGLNQMYSMRYGTVPVVRYTGGLRDTVEDISTGGAGLNFTYPGVDDIVHAMNRALAIYNQKGAMEDLVHANMNFDFAWEKSAEKYIALYNN is encoded by the coding sequence ATGACAATTTATCACCTTAGTACAGAATGTTATCCGGTAGCAAAAGTAGGAGGTCTTGCAGACGTTGTGGGAGCGCTGCCTAAATATCAGAATAAAATAAAAGGGATAGATGCCAAGGTAGTAATGCCGTGGTACAATAAACCTTTTGTCCATGACCATGAATTTGATATCGTTTTTGACGGCTTTATCCATCAGGGACCAAATATGCTTCAGGTTCAGGTGTTGAAGGAGAAAACGGATGTTTTGGGATTTGAGCTTTATATGGTTAAAATTCCCGGGCTTTTAGACAGGGAAAATCCCTATGGATATCAGGATGAAAGTTTCCAGTTTCTCGCATTTCAGCATGGAGTGCTTCACTGGTTGAGTGCAATGGAAATCCGTCCCGATGTACTGCACTGTCACGACTATCATACCGGGCTGGTCCCTTTTATGATTGAACATTGCCCTGAATTTGAATTTTTAAAAGGCGTAAAAACAATAGGAACCATCCATAACGGAGAATACCAGGGAATGATGAGCTGGAATATGGCCAATTATATGCCGTCTTTCGATTCCTATAAATGGGGCTTCATGGACTGGAATGGCTATATCAACCCTCTGGCAAGCATGATTAAATGTTCCAATGCTTTTACAACCGTTTCAGAAGGGTATCTGGAAGAACTTTTTATCAGCTTCCGCGGTCTGGAAAGCCTGGTACGTCAGGAATTCGGAAAAGCATACGGAATTATCAACGGAATTGATACGGAAGTATGGAATCCCGAAACCGACCCGATGCTGGATTTTAATTTTAATATAAAAAATGCCCTGGCACAGAAAAAGAAAAATAAAGAAAAACTTTGCAAAGAATACGGCCTGAAGCCTGAACTGCCTCTTTTTGCCTTTATAGGAAGATTTGCCACCGAAAAAGGTGCAGATTTCCTTCCCGATGTAGTCTGGAAAAGTATTAAACAGAGCTATGGAGCACTGAATATTATGATCCTGGGGTCAGGAAACTCCTATATCGAAAATAAACTTAAGGAATACGCATATACCTATACTAATTTTGCTCTGGATCTCGGGTATAAAGAATACCTTTCCCATAAGATCTATGCTTCGGCAGATTTTCTGCTGATGCCGTCACGGGTGGAACCTTGCGGACTGAATCAGATGTATTCCATGAGATATGGAACGGTTCCTGTGGTAAGATATACCGGAGGGCTCAGGGATACAGTGGAAGATATCTCAACAGGAGGAGCCGGGCTGAATTTTACCTATCCTGGTGTAGATGACATCGTTCATGCCATGAACAGGGCACTTGCAATTTATAATCAGAAAGGCGCGATGGAAGATCTTGTTCATGCCAACATGAATTTTGATTTTGCATGGGAGAAATCTGCCGAAAAATATATAGCTTTATATAATAACTGA
- a CDS encoding outer membrane beta-barrel protein translates to MKKILVIAAAAAFGMVSAQKNTLLLGGNIGYNSDNTSISGEKSKTESFSFTPTVGYQFSDHWTAGVNSTITSGKRPMDYGTLKENGFAIGPFVRYAVPLSQTFAVYGDLGAGYQSMKNTYTLGSTSSETKLNGVYANFTPALFINFKNGFGLNFNIGGIRYGYLKQDGADVKNNQFNFSFGKEVGVGISKNFGLK, encoded by the coding sequence ATGAAAAAAATCTTGGTTATTGCAGCCGCAGCTGCATTCGGAATGGTGAGTGCTCAGAAAAATACTTTGTTATTGGGAGGTAATATTGGGTATAACAGTGATAACACTAGTATTTCAGGGGAAAAAAGTAAAACAGAATCTTTTAGCTTTACTCCTACAGTAGGATATCAGTTTAGCGATCACTGGACAGCAGGAGTTAATTCTACCATTACATCAGGAAAAAGACCAATGGATTATGGAACACTAAAAGAAAATGGCTTTGCGATCGGACCATTTGTTCGTTATGCAGTTCCGTTGAGCCAGACTTTTGCTGTTTATGGAGATTTGGGAGCAGGATATCAGAGCATGAAAAACACCTATACTCTAGGTTCTACTTCCAGTGAAACTAAACTTAACGGAGTTTATGCCAATTTTACACCGGCATTATTCATCAACTTTAAGAATGGCTTCGGACTGAACTTTAATATTGGAGGAATCAGATATGGTTATTTGAAACAGGACGGTGCTGATGTAAAAAATAATCAATTCAACTTCTCTTTTGGTAAAGAAGTAGGAGTAGGTATTTCTAAAAACTTCGGGTTAAAATAA
- the odhB gene encoding 2-oxoglutarate dehydrogenase complex dihydrolipoyllysine-residue succinyltransferase: protein MSVLEMKVPSPGESITEVEIATWLVKDGDYVEKDQPIAEVDSDKATLELPAEQSGVITLKAEEGDVVQVGQVVCLIDMDAAKPEGASAPAAEAPKQEEAPKAAEPAKQEAPKPAAPVAAPQTYATGAPSPAAKKILDEKGIEAGQVSGSGRDGRITKTDAELAAVPALGGSPSTATGARTTTTTKLSVLRRKIASRLVSVKNETAMLTTFNEVDMSEIFRLRKQYKEEFAQKHGVGLGFMSFFTKAVTRALQMYPDVNASIDGDFKVNYDFCDISIAVSGPKGLMVPVLRNAENMSFAGVEANIKDLATKVRDGKITVDEMTGGTFTITNGGTFGSMMSTPIINPPQSAILGMHNIIQRPVAVDGQVVIRPMMYVAMSYDHRIIDGKESVGFLVAVKEGIDNPVEILMGGDERKGLGL, encoded by the coding sequence ATGTCAGTTTTAGAAATGAAAGTTCCTTCACCGGGAGAATCCATTACAGAAGTTGAAATTGCAACTTGGCTTGTGAAAGATGGTGATTACGTAGAAAAAGATCAGCCCATCGCAGAAGTAGACTCAGATAAAGCAACTCTTGAATTGCCTGCAGAGCAAAGCGGTGTAATCACGTTAAAAGCAGAAGAGGGTGATGTGGTACAGGTTGGCCAGGTAGTTTGTTTAATTGATATGGACGCTGCAAAACCTGAAGGCGCATCTGCTCCGGCTGCTGAAGCTCCAAAACAGGAAGAAGCTCCGAAAGCTGCTGAACCGGCTAAACAGGAAGCTCCAAAACCAGCTGCTCCGGTAGCTGCTCCACAAACTTATGCAACAGGAGCACCATCTCCTGCAGCTAAAAAGATCCTTGATGAAAAAGGTATTGAGGCAGGTCAGGTTTCAGGAAGTGGAAGAGATGGAAGAATCACTAAAACTGATGCAGAATTGGCTGCTGTTCCTGCTTTAGGAGGAAGTCCTTCTACAGCAACAGGTGCACGTACTACTACGACGACTAAGCTTTCAGTTCTTAGAAGAAAAATTGCTTCAAGATTGGTTTCTGTGAAGAACGAAACAGCAATGCTAACGACTTTCAACGAAGTTGATATGTCTGAGATCTTCAGATTAAGAAAGCAGTATAAAGAAGAATTTGCTCAAAAACACGGAGTTGGACTTGGTTTCATGTCTTTCTTTACAAAAGCGGTTACAAGAGCATTGCAGATGTATCCGGATGTAAATGCATCTATTGACGGAGACTTCAAAGTAAACTATGATTTCTGTGATATTTCAATTGCCGTTTCAGGGCCTAAAGGTCTTATGGTTCCGGTATTGAGAAATGCTGAAAATATGTCTTTCGCAGGAGTTGAAGCTAATATTAAGGATCTTGCAACCAAAGTAAGAGACGGTAAAATTACTGTTGATGAAATGACAGGCGGTACATTCACCATTACAAACGGTGGTACTTTCGGATCTATGATGTCTACACCAATCATCAACCCGCCACAATCTGCAATCTTAGGAATGCACAACATTATCCAGAGACCGGTAGCGGTTGACGGACAGGTAGTGATCAGACCAATGATGTACGTTGCAATGTCTTATGACCACAGAATTATCGACGGAAAAGAATCTGTAGGATTCCTTGTTGCGGTAAAAGAAGGTATCGACAATCCTGTTGAAATACTAATGGGAGGTGACGAAAGAAAAGGCCTTGGATTATAA
- the apaG gene encoding Co2+/Mg2+ efflux protein ApaG has translation MMFSKMTSNIKVSVIPEYDSKNSYPSENRYVFKYNITIENDGSFPVKVLKRKWLIFDVGFGYTEIIGDGVIGLTPEIPVGENFAYFSNVMLRSGVGSMSGKYLVKNMETQETFEIEIPKFNLLSEVLSN, from the coding sequence ATGATGTTCTCAAAAATGACTTCCAATATCAAAGTTTCAGTAATACCTGAATATGATAGTAAAAACAGTTATCCGTCTGAAAACCGCTACGTCTTCAAGTATAATATTACCATAGAAAACGATGGCAGCTTTCCGGTTAAAGTACTTAAAAGAAAATGGCTTATTTTCGATGTAGGCTTTGGATACACTGAGATTATAGGAGATGGTGTAATAGGATTGACACCAGAGATTCCCGTAGGCGAAAATTTTGCTTATTTCTCCAATGTGATGCTCCGGTCCGGAGTAGGGAGTATGAGTGGGAAATACCTTGTTAAAAACATGGAAACCCAGGAAACTTTCGAGATAGAAATCCCAAAATTCAACCTGTTGTCCGAAGTGTTAAGCAATTAA
- a CDS encoding 3'-5' exonuclease, whose translation MDFCAIDFETATHEKSSACEMGICVVQDSRIIETKTWLIKPPSFPYFSRFNIGVHGITPEDVKDAPTFDEIWHEAQDMIYGSLMIAHNAGFDASVLRGCFEYYGMFTPQLNYLCSIQLAKKSWNYLPKYGLKSLAEYHSINFNHHRAGADAEVCAKISLLAFEKLFLTSNDEVHEYMKAKIKRL comes from the coding sequence ATGGATTTCTGCGCAATAGATTTCGAAACAGCAACACACGAGAAAAGTTCAGCGTGTGAAATGGGTATATGCGTTGTTCAGGATTCCAGGATCATAGAAACAAAGACCTGGCTGATAAAACCGCCCAGTTTTCCTTATTTCAGCAGGTTTAATATTGGTGTTCACGGGATAACTCCGGAAGATGTAAAAGATGCTCCTACTTTTGATGAAATCTGGCATGAAGCCCAGGATATGATATACGGAAGCCTTATGATTGCTCATAATGCAGGTTTTGATGCTTCGGTTTTAAGAGGATGTTTTGAATATTATGGAATGTTTACACCCCAATTAAATTATCTGTGCAGTATACAGCTTGCCAAAAAATCCTGGAATTATCTTCCAAAATACGGACTGAAATCTCTGGCTGAATATCACAGCATTAATTTTAATCACCACCGCGCCGGTGCAGATGCAGAAGTATGTGCCAAGATTTCTTTATTGGCATTTGAGAAACTCTTCCTCACCAGTAATGATGAAGTACATGAGTATATGAAAGCAAAAATCAAAAGACTTTAA
- a CDS encoding glycosyltransferase family 2 protein, whose protein sequence is MSKNLAVVILNWNGKNWLEKFLPGVVNSSQDTDIYVIDNLSTDDSIAFVEHYFPTVKIVRNSKNYGFAGGYNEGLKNIKNEYYCLLNSDVEVTENWINPVLDLFEKNPSIAAVQPKILSFNHKKQFEFAGAAGGLIDNLGYPYCRGRIFDDVEEDNGQYDDETEIFWASGCCFFVRSKDFWEQNGFDERFFAHQEEIDLCWRLINSGKKIFYTGKSKVYHVGGGTLNKQSAQKTYLNIRNNLSMMLKNLPFPKLVALIFFRLCLDGIAGIYFGIKNGFPHLWAVVRAHFGFYGQLPGTWKLRQKHQKHEFYQSKWLIFRHFLGGGQ, encoded by the coding sequence ATGTCAAAAAATTTAGCAGTTGTTATTTTAAACTGGAATGGTAAAAACTGGCTTGAAAAGTTTCTTCCAGGTGTCGTAAATTCTTCTCAGGATACAGATATTTATGTAATAGATAATCTTTCTACCGATGATTCCATAGCGTTTGTAGAACACTATTTTCCTACGGTAAAAATTGTCAGAAACAGTAAAAATTATGGTTTTGCCGGAGGTTATAATGAAGGCTTAAAGAATATTAAGAATGAATATTACTGCCTCCTCAATTCAGATGTGGAGGTTACTGAAAACTGGATTAACCCGGTTTTGGATTTATTTGAAAAAAATCCGTCCATTGCAGCTGTACAACCCAAAATTCTGTCTTTCAACCATAAAAAACAGTTTGAATTTGCCGGAGCAGCCGGAGGTTTAATTGATAACCTGGGCTATCCTTATTGCCGTGGACGTATATTCGATGATGTTGAAGAAGATAACGGACAATACGATGATGAAACGGAAATCTTCTGGGCTTCAGGCTGCTGTTTTTTTGTCCGTTCAAAAGATTTCTGGGAACAAAACGGTTTTGATGAAAGATTTTTTGCCCATCAGGAAGAAATTGACCTTTGCTGGAGACTGATTAATTCCGGAAAGAAAATTTTTTATACGGGAAAATCAAAAGTATATCATGTAGGAGGCGGAACCTTGAATAAACAAAGCGCACAAAAAACTTATCTGAACATCAGAAACAATCTTTCAATGATGCTGAAAAATCTTCCGTTCCCCAAACTGGTAGCGTTGATTTTTTTCAGACTGTGTTTAGACGGAATTGCAGGAATTTATTTCGGGATTAAAAACGGATTTCCACACCTCTGGGCAGTTGTAAGGGCACATTTCGGATTTTACGGTCAGCTTCCGGGCACATGGAAATTACGTCAGAAGCATCAGAAGCATGAATTTTACCAATCGAAATGGCTTATATTCAGGCATTTTTTAGGTGGAGGACAGTAA
- a CDS encoding 2-oxoglutarate dehydrogenase E1 component, whose amino-acid sequence MDRFSFLNAAHSQLIEDLYQQYLKFPDSLEPSWKAFFQGFDFALENYGDDDNIQYIQAPATAAPVQQISQAVAGGEVPEHIKKEFKVVNLIEAYRTRGHLFTKTNPVRERRHYTPTLDIENFGLSKEDLNTKFNCALETGMKEPATLADLIKHLENIYCDSIGVEYMHINNVEEKDFIKRWLQVNENHPNLSANEKTEILLKLNQAVAFENYLHTKFVGQKRFSLEGGETLIPALDQLITRSSQLGVDEVVLGMAHRGRLNVLTNIFGKSYKQIFSEFEGKEFEEDVFSGDVKYHLGSSKKIKTASGEEVCINLTPNPSHLETVAALVEGICRAKVDDKYKDYSKVLPIIIHGDGAIAGQGIAYEVAQMMTLEGYRTGGTVHIVVNNQVSFTTNYMDARSSTYCTDIAKVTESPVMHVNADDAEAVVHAIHFAADFRAKFGKDVYIDLLGYRKYGHNEGDEPRFTQPNLYKTISKHPNPREIYKDKLLKDSVTSNDVIAKMETEFKALLDKDFDASKEIEKNVMDLFMAEDWINYPIGKRGAVQLPVDTKYNLEKLKELAVKMSTLPVDKKFINKITRLFENRIKAIEGNSLDWALGEWLAYATLLVEGHNVRISGEDVERGTFSHRHAVVKTEDTEEEYIPLRHVSESRFDVFNSHLSEYGVLGFDYGYAMASPNTLTIWEAQFGDFVNGAQIIVDQYLAAAEEKWKIQDGLVMLLPHGSEGQGAEHSSARLERFLTLCANENMVVANITSPANYFHLLRRQLKWAFRKPLIVMSPKSLLRHPKVVSPLEDFANGSFQPILDDPAADPRKVEKLVLCSGKLYFELLAKKEELNCENIALVRLEQLYPLQADAIEAIFSKYENRKQLVWAQEEPENMGAWSYILRNFRDTGIQVVAPVPSGAPAPGSHKMFEKNQNAVINRVFDRDDAPAKRPVTA is encoded by the coding sequence ATGGACAGATTTTCATTCCTAAACGCAGCTCATTCTCAGTTAATTGAGGATTTATACCAACAATACTTAAAATTCCCGGATTCTTTAGAACCATCATGGAAAGCCTTTTTTCAAGGCTTTGATTTTGCTTTGGAGAACTATGGAGATGACGATAACATTCAATACATCCAGGCTCCGGCCACCGCTGCTCCGGTACAGCAGATCTCTCAGGCAGTAGCCGGAGGAGAAGTTCCGGAACATATCAAAAAAGAATTCAAAGTAGTAAACCTTATTGAGGCTTACAGAACAAGAGGACACCTGTTCACAAAAACAAACCCTGTTAGAGAAAGAAGACACTATACGCCTACTTTAGACATCGAGAATTTCGGACTTTCTAAAGAAGATTTAAATACAAAATTCAACTGTGCCCTTGAAACAGGTATGAAAGAACCTGCTACACTGGCAGATTTAATCAAGCACCTTGAAAACATCTACTGCGATTCTATCGGGGTGGAATACATGCACATCAACAACGTTGAAGAAAAAGATTTCATCAAAAGATGGCTTCAGGTAAACGAAAACCATCCGAACCTTTCTGCGAATGAAAAAACAGAAATCTTATTAAAATTAAATCAGGCAGTTGCTTTTGAAAACTACCTTCATACAAAATTTGTAGGTCAGAAAAGATTCTCACTGGAAGGAGGGGAAACATTAATTCCTGCCTTAGACCAGTTAATCACAAGATCTTCCCAGCTTGGAGTGGATGAAGTGGTATTGGGAATGGCCCACAGAGGAAGATTGAATGTACTGACCAATATTTTCGGGAAATCTTACAAGCAGATCTTCTCAGAATTTGAAGGAAAAGAATTCGAAGAAGATGTATTCTCAGGTGACGTTAAATATCACTTAGGATCATCTAAAAAAATCAAAACAGCTTCAGGAGAAGAAGTTTGTATTAACCTGACTCCGAACCCGTCTCACCTTGAAACGGTCGCTGCTTTGGTAGAAGGTATCTGCCGTGCAAAAGTAGATGATAAATACAAAGATTACTCTAAAGTATTGCCAATTATCATCCACGGTGATGGAGCTATTGCCGGACAAGGTATTGCTTACGAAGTTGCCCAGATGATGACATTGGAAGGATACAGAACAGGAGGTACGGTTCATATCGTTGTAAATAACCAGGTTTCATTTACAACAAACTATATGGATGCAAGATCTTCAACCTACTGTACAGACATTGCAAAAGTTACAGAATCTCCTGTAATGCACGTAAATGCTGATGATGCAGAAGCTGTTGTTCATGCCATCCACTTTGCCGCCGATTTCAGGGCTAAATTTGGGAAAGACGTTTATATTGACCTTTTAGGATATAGAAAATATGGCCACAACGAAGGGGATGAGCCAAGATTCACCCAGCCTAACTTATATAAAACAATTTCAAAGCACCCGAATCCGAGAGAAATTTATAAAGATAAATTGCTTAAAGACAGCGTTACTTCAAATGATGTAATTGCTAAAATGGAAACGGAATTCAAAGCTCTTTTAGATAAAGATTTTGACGCTTCCAAAGAGATTGAGAAAAACGTAATGGATCTCTTTATGGCTGAAGATTGGATAAACTATCCGATTGGAAAAAGAGGAGCTGTTCAGTTACCGGTTGATACAAAATATAACTTAGAGAAACTGAAAGAGCTGGCTGTTAAAATGTCAACCCTTCCTGTTGATAAAAAGTTTATCAATAAAATTACAAGACTATTCGAAAACCGTATCAAAGCTATTGAAGGAAATTCATTAGACTGGGCGTTAGGAGAGTGGTTGGCGTATGCTACACTTCTTGTGGAAGGTCACAATGTAAGAATCTCAGGAGAAGATGTAGAAAGAGGTACATTCTCTCACAGACACGCTGTAGTAAAAACAGAAGATACAGAAGAAGAATATATCCCGCTAAGACACGTATCAGAAAGCAGATTTGATGTATTCAACTCTCACCTTTCAGAATATGGTGTTCTAGGTTTCGATTATGGATATGCAATGGCATCTCCGAATACATTGACAATCTGGGAAGCCCAGTTCGGAGATTTCGTGAACGGTGCTCAGATCATCGTTGACCAGTATCTGGCTGCTGCAGAAGAAAAATGGAAAATCCAGGACGGATTGGTGATGCTGTTGCCTCACGGTTCAGAAGGCCAGGGAGCAGAACACTCTTCAGCAAGATTGGAGAGATTCCTTACCCTTTGTGCCAACGAAAACATGGTAGTAGCTAACATTACTTCACCTGCCAACTACTTCCACTTATTGAGAAGACAGTTGAAATGGGCGTTCAGAAAACCATTGATCGTCATGAGTCCTAAATCTCTGCTGAGACATCCAAAAGTAGTTTCCCCGCTTGAAGATTTTGCAAACGGTTCATTCCAGCCGATATTGGATGATCCTGCTGCAGATCCGAGAAAAGTAGAAAAATTAGTTCTTTGCTCAGGTAAACTGTACTTCGAATTATTGGCGAAGAAAGAAGAACTGAACTGTGAAAATATTGCATTGGTAAGATTAGAACAGCTGTATCCGCTTCAGGCAGATGCTATTGAGGCAATCTTCAGCAAATATGAAAACAGAAAACAACTTGTATGGGCTCAGGAAGAACCTGAAAACATGGGAGCATGGTCTTATATCCTGAGAAATTTCAGAGATACGGGAATCCAGGTAGTAGCTCCGGTACCAAGCGGTGCTCCGGCTCCGGGAAGTCACAAAATGTTTGAGAAAAACCAGAATGCAGTGATCAACAGAGTTTTCGACAGAGATGATGCTCCTGCAAAAAGACCTGTTACAGCGTAA